The Hydractinia symbiolongicarpus strain clone_291-10 chromosome 2, HSymV2.1, whole genome shotgun sequence genomic sequence TGTAACACCAATAAAATTTGAATGCATAGGCCTTGTACAAAAGCGGCTGGGTACATGCCTACGTAATCTTGTGAAGTCGCAAGGGAAAGCTCACAGATAAGTGTATAAATTCTATGCAGAAGTGCTATGGCTTAGCAATTCGCAGGAATGTTGGTAATTTGTACCAGATGAAGAAAGCAGTTGATGCTATACTATATCATCTTACAgaaatttctaatttttatgTCTCAATGAATTTTTCCATTCTATTAGACTCCTTTTAGTCAGAAACATTAATCTTTGTTCAACTAAAATTGTACTAAGCCTAATGTGAAAACAATGTTTGATATTTCGTATTTCCTTAAATTTGATATTTGTTTGGATTGTGTTACCAGTTCTATTCTTTTTGTAGTTTGTTAAGATGTTTGGAATAATTAATCCCCTGTTACTCTCGAGGATACGTGTTAGGTTTCTTGTTGCGCATGTGCAAAGtgaagaatttttttgtgttttcggTAACTGCGCAGCCATGCAGCCAGGTAATTtaagtttttgatttttgaagAGTCAATTGTAAAGTTTAGCCAGATTTTATATTAAGGTTCCCTTGCCTTGCCAGCATTGACCttgcctttgcctaccctttCTATGCCTtctctggtgcctgcctactatgcccttgcctgtgcctcccttgccttgctgattcctcctCCTGTCCTGTTTTCTTGCCTGCCTTTGTCGTGCCCTTTcctttgccgtgcttaatgcctttgcttTAGCAGTCTCTCTACACCACTTTTTAGCCAGTGTTAACTTCCAGTCAGTGTTAGATTTCAAAGTGATCGGACGTGCTTAAAGAAAGAACTTTTGGCGCGGAAAAAAAGGGCGTTAACAGGAAAGAAGCCAATTGTTAAGATTTGCATCTAATATCTGTAAATATCCATTTATTTTCTTACTAACCTTCCTGAACTTTACATCCACTACACATTTCAGCGCATCTATCTTATGGTCGCCACACGGAATAAAAAATACGAAGATATGGAAGATTCACAAAGTTCACCTGTCACTCTGGATTTTTTACTCTATGAAATTTAAAGTCTAAAAACATCCATCCTGACTTCAAAAGCTGACTTAACAAAAGTTATCTCAAAGACTACAGATGAAATTATAGAAATGCTATATGCAGAGAACAAGATCACTGAAAAAGTCTGTAAAAAACTTAAGGAAAGAACTTGAAGAGAAAGACGAGCTTATAACGGACATACAAGGAACAATATTGAAATTGCAGGTATTCCTAATACGATATCCCATGATAATCTGgaaaaaaaagttatagaaaTTGGTGAAGTTCtagatattaaaattaaaagttttgacATTGAAGCCTGTCACATACTTAACCTCTAAGAACCATCGTACGATTCTGTAATCGTAAGATCGCTGAACAATTTCATCGAAaaagaaaaatctaaaaaataataatcgtCATGGGTCAACTTAGAATTTATGTTAATAATAACTTGTGTCGGTATTACAGAATGTTGTGGGGTAAATGCAAGTCCCTTTACAATGAACAGAAAATAGCGAGTTTTTGGGTGTATAACGGTATAATAAACATCAAAGAGGCCGAAAATGCGAAGTCTTTCAAAATAACACATCTTGATGATATTGATCATCTGTTTGAAGATGAAGAACCTAAACTTAAGTAACATTTCATTTCTTTAGTTTATCTTTACAGTTTTTTGTGCCAGCTGAATTTATTATAActtcaaaatggtagctaatGCTACATTCGTTATTTTTTGCGAACCATCGTGAGCTGGTTATTTTTCtctatatatttatttgtttttgtgtttgccACCTAATTTATGTTTTCTTACTGTTTTGGCTTCAATTTCAAAACAGTTTTCTTTGCACTTGATTTGTTGTttgattttctttgttttttctcaAATCACTTTTTGAGAgcttttgtgtttgtttgtttttttgtgttataGCTAGTTTGCTGCAAGCTATAGTCTATAGTAggttttcaaatatgataaaTTATCCTTCTGGGATTTGCCATGGATCGATCAACTTTAATCACCGGGCCGTTTTGTGTGATATATGTGATCAGTGGGTTCATATAAAGTGTAATGGCATGGTGCCTCGTATTATGCAATGCTTAAAAAATCTAATGATAATTGGTTTTGTCTGAAATGTATTCAAAACGCTCTTCCTCTTGTTGATATATCTACACCATTATCACATAGTTGTTTAACATCTGCAGTCGAAAGGAAAAACTTCCTCTCGTAACTTAACAGTTTTGTCACCAATAACTCCAATGACATCATAGGAAGAGGAGTTAACTGACATCATAGGAAAAGGAGTTAACTGTAAATACTATAGCTCTTGTGATTTCAATTCTCATAATTTCAATTCGATGTGTTTTTCCATATTTCATTTAAATATAACTTCTCTTTCCAAACATTTTAATGAACTTAAAAAGTCTCTTCTGTGCGCTTGGGCATAATTTTAGTGTAATTGGGATCACAGAAACTGGTTTCAAATCCACTACGCCTACTATAAACTGTAACTTTGAAGGATTCAAATTTAATCATACCCTTACTGAAAGCAGTAAAAGTGGTGCTCCCTTATATATCTCAAATAAGCATAATTATTTTGCACAGCCAGACCTAGATCTCCTCGGATATAAATCCTCTGAGTTAGAATCAGTTTTTGTTGAGATAGTCCAACCTAAGATTAAGAATTTTATAGTTGGATGTATGTACAAATACGGATTTACACgattttaataacaatttttcttttaggTGATTTTAATGCCATCTTTTTTCATATGATGCTGATACAaatatatcaaattttttaGATTCAATATTTTCATTCTCCCTTTTCCATCTGTTACTTTACCCACTAGAGTCACTAAGAACACTAGCACTTTAATTGATAATATATTCCATGATTCTAACGAACATACATATATATCTGGTACACTCATTTCATCAATTTCAGACCACTTCCCTCAGTTtttaattcttaacaaaaacaattttgctttgctataattttataaattctactttaaaagactgtgttcCTTTCAAAAATCCTttgaacaaatataaaaaaatttcaatcataAAAAATGGATGAGGAATGGTATTCTCAATTCCATCAGAAAACGTGATGaactacataaaaaaattttaaaaggaaaaaatccCTCTCTAAAGTGTATCCTACATGATacgtttaaaaaatatagaaacaaAATTGTCACTTTATGTAGAttaagcaaaaataatttttacagggAATTTATTGCTGCAAACCGaaagaacacaaaaaacatTTGGAATGGTATAAAGTCCATCATCTCCCTACGTAGCTCCAAATCACCGAGCCCATCTTGCATGAATATTAACAACAACCTTGTATCTGAGCCTTTAATCATAGCTAATTCTTTCAAGGAATATTTCAGTTCAATTGCAGATGATTCTAGGAAAACCATTCCACCTACTTCTAAACatttttcttcatatttaaaaaatcctgtTCCCAATTCGCTTTTTCTTACTCCTACTGATTAACTAGAAGTTTTTGATTGTCTTTCTCTTATTAATAGCAAAAAACAAGTGGTCCATTTAGCATTCCTTCTCAAGTACTTATCCCATCTAGAGAAACGCTGTCAGTACCTATAGCTAAGTTAATAAATTTATCCTTTTCTACTGGTGTATATCCATCTTCCATCAAAACTACTAAAGTCATCCAGGTTTATAAAAAAGGCTCCAATATGGAACTCACTAACTATCGACCCATTTCACTAGTTTCTAACATTGAtaagatttttgaaaaactaatttacaaTCGCTTATATATTTCTTATCCTCCAACAAAACTATTTACCATAATCAATTTGGTTTTAGAAAGAAATTTTTCACTTCCCAAGCACTCATTAACATCACTCAAAAAATTATGGATGCTCTTGACAATGGTCTCTTTGCTTGCGGTGTGCTTATTGATTtgcaaaaagcttttgatacagtTGATCATGAAATCTTACTGAAAAAACTTATCTCACTATATTATTCGTGGCATCCCCACTTTCTTTAAttaggttttttttaacaaatagaaAACAATTTGTATGTATCAATAACTCTATCTCTTCTCAGAAATTTATCAATCATGGTGTACCACAGGGGTCTGTACTTGGtccacttttatttttagtgtaCATAAATGATCTTCATTTTGCTATCAATTATTCTTTAGTTCACCCTTTTGCTGATGACACCAACATGCTGCACATCAGTAAATTGCCTAAACAACTCGCCAAtcattaaaatatatatcttaAACTCCTGTCACTGGCTTAATGCCAATAAGATTTCTCTCAACAAAACAAAGACCGAACATTGATtgtgagataacaaaacagcaagctgtaatgatgGAACTAGTCTACTGactcttttgtttttgaattgtagaggttacaccTTCTACCCAGTGGGCACacgacgtcttttcaacgttgattagacgttgaatTCTGGTCGCGACGTCGCAACCAACattcaacgtctaatcaacgttgGGTCTGCAACGTCGATGCAACCGACGTAaattcaacgtcttttcaacgttgcccTCCGACATGAATACAACGTCGCATCAtcgacgtcttttcaacgtcgttTCCACAACGTTGTTTCAACCGACGTGATATCAACGTTGATACAACGTCGAAaaaagacgttgtttcaacgatcGTAAAAccgacgtttattcaacgtcgtactgcaacgttgattcaaccgacgtcttatcgacgtttattcaacgtcactcccgcaacgttgattcaaccgacgtctattcaacgtcgcacccgcaacgttgattcaaccgacgtcttatcgacgtttattcaacgttgcactgcaacgttgattcaaccgacgtcttatcgacgtttattcaacgttgcaccaaattaactttttaccgaGAATCTGTTCCGTTCAAATCTTATTTGTTTTAGTTCGTCTCACACTGGCCTGCAAAGTTATATCTCAAACAGACGTTCATAGAAGTGTTCCAAACTGTCCAACAAAATAACGAAGCGTACTCGGTGTTTGTTAAAGATCGTCATAAACTAGAAATAAAGAACGCacgttttacttaatttttttgtaatttgtcaGCGATTGGATATATTAATGCCGACGTtatgttgtttttcatatatatcgcTAATTTTACTGCAGTTTTACTACTTCAAAATATTACCATTTGTTTGCAACTTTACAGCCGCATCTATGTACTTTTTTACATAAGAGCCGAATGTGCATTCATTCTCTTATGCTATGTTAAAACTTTTGTGACATAACATCAGAGAATGAATGAACACAAACATGAAATGTACACAAAACATtcaatggattttttttcaacagagcGTACCAAACGttcgatttattttttgtaatatttatcaggGGGTTTTTTGTCCTCGTATTTTGAGAGAAACAAATATTTCAACTTGTATTATGGATGTGAGACATTTAAAATACAATCCATTTTgtcaaattataatttataatacaataataactgtttatttacttcgctttcacatatttaaaccTTTACTTTGTCGCATGTAATATCCCTCCTAGTCATTGGCGGGAAACTTTCGATGAGGAAATTCGCGCCTAAGCCCCTAAGAAGTTCGTATCAACTCACAAGGCGAAAAGGGCGAAGAACCACAGACGTGAGTAAAGTATTTCTGTACAGCATATGCTAATTCGTAAACTTTGCTTCGGTAGCATTCGTAGCAGaatctaaagaaagaaaaagttagctaaaattTTCACGCATATTTATTTGACACATTCTAGAAATAAATCGTTTGAccctaaattattttaaatcaaatttttccaTGTCGGCAAAAAATTGCCGAAGTGATGTTATTTGTCTGCATGTCAACAAGTCGACATTTCAGTACAAGAGAGATGGGGATTCTTCAGAAtgtaagaaaaatttatttccagagacttatctctaaaaaaacaatgctagctagatttctcaaaaaatatttaatggatATAATGCCCAGGCTGAGGTGGTCTTACTTTTTTAATGTTCCAGCCTGGtattgttattttgtatttccagctttttttattattttacagtaCATTACACATACTTGCAATCCAAAAAGGGAGGTAAAGAAAAGGAAACCTGTAACCACATTGAAACAATCTGGTCCAATCACATATTCAGGCTCCTTGATTAAATTGCATCAAAACAAAAGCCACAATATTCTCaggaaattaaacagcaagctGCAGATTTTTAATCGAACAGACCTGATGCTGAAACAGGAGATATTAGGTTCTGGTGTGTTTGGTACAGTCAAAGAAGGTTTTATACCTAGTATACAACAGAAGGTGGCAGTAAagattttttcagaaaaacttGGAAGGACAGAAATGCTTGCAGAATGTGCCATATCATTGGAGATGTCTGGTCATCCTAATTTTGCTTTTGTATTTGGTATGTGTGAACCGAATAGGTTGATTTTAGAGTTTATTGGCAATGATGTGACTGCCCCAACTTTGGGTGATACTATATCAAATAGTGTTAAGTTGCCATATTGGAAGCCAATATGTATTGATTTAATACATGCTTTACATGACTTACACAACAAAGGGATATTACACAATGATCTCCATTCACGTAACATCTTATTGCGCAATTTGAAGCATGTTAAGATAATTGATTTTGGAAAAGCAACCTTGGTGGAAGACCCAGTCCGTTACTCTATAAAACCCGGGACTCCAAAGCATCAAAGATACAACACCATTCACAGACACCTGGCATTCGAATTGCGCAATGTACCTGGCTCATATGTCTCCTGTGAAACAGATGTATATACATTGGGATACAACTTTGAAAGTATTGCTAAACATGTTGCATCAGAAAAGCTTTTGATGATTGCAACAAACATGTTAAAAAACAAACCACATGAGAGACCTTTGTTGTCTCAATTGCTTATTCAACTCAGTAGattataataatttatatattattcAGCTCGATTTTTATTGGGCACtctatgtaaaaacaaaacaataaaatatttatattttattctacatatatatttattgtcAGAATTTTTTGCGAATTTGCATTGCATTCGAGAAATTAAGTCTCCcaaaaattttcattgactGATTTGCGAAATTAATGCATGCCTGGCATATGCAAGCATACGTTTACTAATTTATTTGAAGATATAACTTTTGATTCAAtaaccatttaaattttttgctattttgctttcatgtgcaccagttatgcttgacacatacaggtggttggagcatgctgacaggctgccttataagagggcgtgcctggcacatgcaagcatacttatagcaatctatttgaagatataacttttgattcaataaccatttaaaatttttgctattttgctttcatgtgcaccagttatgcttgacacatacaggtggttggagcatgctgacaggctgccttataagagggcgtgcctggcacatgcaagcatacttatagcaatctatttgaagatataacttttgattcaataaccatttaaaatttttgctattttgctttcatgtgcaccagttatgcttgacacatacaggtggttggagcatgctaacaggctgccttataagaGGGCTGGCATATGCAAGCATTTATAGCAATCTATTCGAAAACattgtgacaaaaaaatatatagctgaAGCTAAATATCAAGTATTTAGTAATTCTTAGTTATAAATCATCATATTTAAAAAGCTGCATGTTTTGTTCCAAAGCCCatgtaaattcttttaatttgttttgactTAAAAAATCCAACTTTTCATGAAAAAGGCATATTGACTAAAATTTAATCCCGCGAAATATCTGAACTCGATCGATTCGCAAAAAATTGTGACATTTAAGTACTTGAAAGACATTCATAACTATGCAGAAGTGAAAATGCTGATAAATAAACGTAGAGGATTGAAAACTTATGATTGTATTGTCTGCTTGAAGGTTCCTTCAATACATTTTGTGCACCTGTGGAATTCTATTAAAAAATAGAGTGCTTGCTTGCTTGATAAATTACAATTCTTAcactaaaattataacaaaaataagaaaattaacttGGTGATCACTACTTGCTTTATACCAGAGACCTGCACACACCACTagtattatgtatatatacaaattagGTTAAAACTTAGTTATTAAACTTGTAATTATTGCAAAGAGCTGGAAAAAGATTGAGATTTTCTATCAGCCAACTTCATGCCTCATTCGACAGTCTTACAATCCGGTATTTGATCTTGTCATGTTAAGTCAATATTTAAATCCTTAATTCCCTTGAGTAACCATTGTTTTATATTAGctatatttgaataaaatgagttggaGCCGAGCAATATGGTTGgaaaacaaacaagaagaagaaggtACAATACCAACAGtttggataaaaaataatttagtctaCTGGCCAAGTTTTTTGAATGTCGAGAAGGCAGCTGCAGAATTAAAAGAACCTACAGCATTATGGCACAAATTTCCACTAGTCCGAGTTAAAATTACAGGAGGTACGATGCTAAGTGGCTTTACTTCAATTAATTAGTCaaatacaactttaaaaaaaactaatcatGTATCAGAACCATTATATATTATCTTTACAGATA encodes the following:
- the LOC130630148 gene encoding tyrosine-protein kinase BTK-like, which produces MLKQEILGSGVFGTVKEGFIPSIQQKVAVKIFSEKLGRTEMLAECAISLEMSGHPNFAFVFGMCEPNRLILEFIGNDVTAPTLGDTISNSVKLPYWKPICIDLIHALHDLHNKGILHNDLHSRNILLRNLKHVKIIDFGKATLVEDPVRYSIKPGTPKHQRYNTIHRHLAFELRNVPGSYVSCETDVYTLGYNFESIAKHVASEKLLMIATNMLKNKPHERPLLSQLLIQLSRL